A section of the Gammaproteobacteria bacterium genome encodes:
- the orn gene encoding oligoribonuclease: MNPRRDHLIWIDLEMTGLNPDRDHIIEIATVVTDSQLNTVAEGPNFVIHQPDSVLETMDEWNTNQHTKSGLVAKIKASHVTVEQAQAETIEFLMHHVPPGKSPMCGSSICQDRRFLYRWMPKLEQYFHYRNLDVSSIKILAQHWFPQILQGVKKESRHLALGDIYDSIAELRYYKERFFLLPDEAGRTVS; the protein is encoded by the coding sequence ATGAATCCAAGACGCGATCATTTAATCTGGATAGATCTTGAAATGACAGGATTAAACCCAGACCGCGATCATATTATTGAAATTGCAACGGTAGTCACTGATTCTCAATTAAATACTGTAGCTGAAGGCCCTAATTTTGTTATTCATCAGCCGGATTCAGTTTTAGAGACTATGGACGAATGGAATACGAATCAGCATACCAAATCTGGTCTTGTTGCAAAGATTAAAGCCAGTCATGTGACTGTAGAGCAGGCTCAGGCTGAGACGATTGAGTTTTTGATGCATCATGTACCTCCGGGAAAATCTCCTATGTGTGGCAGTAGCATCTGTCAGGATCGTCGTTTTTTATATCGATGGATGCCTAAATTAGAGCAATATTTCCATTATCGTAACTTGGATGTCAGTTCGATTAAAATTTTAGCGCAGCATTGGTTTCCGCAGATTTTGCAGGGGGTAAAGAAGGAATCTCGCCACTTAGCTTTGGGGGATATTTATGATTCGATTGCAGAATTAAGGTATTACAAGGAAAGATTTTTTCTGCTGCCTGATGAAGCGGGCAGGACAGTATCTTAA
- a CDS encoding DUF2797 domain-containing protein produces MSFLTGKITKMSVELTNPVTYHFHLGEEKILANSLLGEKIRFRFTGEIRCIQCDRKISKSFQQGFCFPCFKRLNECNLCNIHPEKCRFYEGVCNNDDWAHAHCGKEHAVYLANSSGIKVGITRNSHIPSRWIDQGASQGLVIARVQNRYQSGLVEVAIKQYVADKTNWRAMLKSENSIQNLTSKREELLTLAKSKLSPILERFSDDIQFVSSEEATRIHYPILEYPKKITTFDLDKNPVVEGTLLGLKGQYLILDTGVILVRKFAGYCLQWG; encoded by the coding sequence ATGAGTTTTTTAACTGGCAAGATTACAAAAATGTCTGTGGAATTAACTAACCCAGTTACTTATCATTTCCACTTGGGTGAAGAAAAAATTTTAGCTAATTCTTTATTGGGGGAAAAAATACGTTTCCGATTTACCGGTGAAATACGTTGTATTCAATGTGATAGAAAAATTAGCAAAAGCTTTCAGCAAGGTTTTTGCTTTCCTTGTTTTAAGCGTTTAAATGAATGTAATCTTTGTAATATACATCCTGAGAAATGCCGTTTTTATGAAGGTGTGTGTAATAACGATGATTGGGCGCATGCGCATTGTGGAAAAGAGCATGCGGTCTATCTAGCAAATTCTTCAGGCATAAAAGTGGGTATTACCCGTAATTCGCACATACCTTCTCGATGGATCGATCAGGGTGCGAGCCAAGGTTTGGTGATTGCGCGAGTACAGAATCGTTATCAGTCAGGTTTGGTGGAGGTTGCGATCAAACAATATGTTGCCGATAAAACGAATTGGCGTGCTATGTTGAAATCTGAAAACAGTATACAAAACTTGACTAGCAAACGTGAAGAACTATTGACTTTGGCAAAATCTAAGCTTAGTCCGATTTTAGAGCGTTTTTCAGATGATATCCAGTTTGTGTCATCGGAAGAAGCTACACGCATTCACTATCCTATACTGGAATATCCTAAAAAAATAACTACTTTTGACTTAGATAAAAATCCTGTTGTCGAGGGAACCTTACTAGGTTTAAAAGGACAATATTTAATACTAGACACCGGAGTTATTTTGGTGCGGAAGTTCGCTGGGTACTGCCTGCAATGGGGATAG
- a CDS encoding phosphatase PAP2 family protein, translating into MNNTSPSFTKFVAILRSPWFLLLVIAFCTISYFYIDKHLAISVRYSISTHTFVIADKLAKFGKGNIYFITLPLLFLLFKFIMKNPEYAKKCMFLITAIAIPSLLSIVIKIILGRARPKLLFDDNLYGFNLFHMKAAYLSFPSGHSIFITALMMGLAFLFTRYWVVFASIFLLISFSRVVVSAHYLSDVIGGMYISILVVSWLYDKFFLSPLQAVPSELPHQNNSGV; encoded by the coding sequence ATGAACAACACTTCACCATCCTTTACAAAATTCGTAGCCATCCTTCGCTCACCTTGGTTCCTACTATTAGTCATCGCTTTTTGTACTATCAGCTACTTTTACATCGACAAACACCTAGCAATATCCGTCAGGTATTCAATCAGCACTCACACCTTTGTCATTGCTGATAAACTGGCTAAATTTGGCAAAGGCAATATCTATTTTATTACACTACCCTTATTGTTTTTACTCTTTAAATTTATCATGAAAAATCCAGAATATGCTAAAAAATGCATGTTCTTAATTACAGCTATTGCTATACCCAGTCTACTATCCATTGTCATAAAAATTATTTTAGGTAGAGCCCGCCCCAAATTATTATTCGATGATAATTTATATGGTTTTAACTTATTTCATATGAAAGCGGCTTACCTGTCCTTTCCTTCAGGTCATAGTATCTTTATTACTGCGCTGATGATGGGATTAGCATTTTTATTCACCCGTTATTGGGTAGTATTTGCGAGTATTTTTTTACTAATCAGCTTTAGTCGCGTAGTGGTCAGCGCACATTACTTAAGCGATGTGATTGGCGGCATGTACATATCAATTTTAGTTGTATCCTGGTTATATGATAAATTTTTTCTATCCCCATTGCAGGCAGTACCCAGCGAACTTCCGCACCAAAATAACTCCGGTGTCTAG
- the minE gene encoding cell division topological specificity factor MinE has protein sequence MSLIDYLKTRLNRPNTAQIAKERLQIIVAHERIQRKNGVVDLQQLQQKLITVIAEYLHIDKNQVNVELQRDANRSVLELNVTLPDQS, from the coding sequence ATGAGCTTAATAGATTATCTGAAAACCAGACTTAACCGCCCCAATACAGCGCAAATTGCTAAAGAACGCTTACAGATTATCGTAGCCCATGAGCGCATACAGCGAAAAAATGGCGTGGTCGACCTACAGCAATTACAGCAAAAACTGATTACTGTGATTGCCGAGTATTTGCATATTGATAAAAATCAGGTTAACGTTGAGTTGCAAAGGGATGCTAACCGTTCAGTGTTAGAGCTCAATGTGACATTGCCGGATCAGTCCTAA
- the minD gene encoding septum site-determining protein MinD, whose translation MAKIIVVTSGKGGVGKTTTSAAFGTGLALRGFKTVIIDFDVGLRNLDLIMGCERRVVYDFVNVINGEAKLNQALIKDKHTENLYILPASQTRDKDALKPEGVQEILETLKQEYDYIVCDSPAGIERGAHMAMYHADSAIIVTNPEVSSVRDSDRILGLLSSKTKRAEEGLEPPKEHLLITRYSPQRVENGDMISVETVQEILSVPLLGVIPESQAVLRASNSGIPVIMDKQSDAGRAYEDAVSRFLGEEVPHRFLKIEKKGFLRRLFGSKSTTETSPA comes from the coding sequence TTGGCTAAAATTATTGTTGTCACCTCGGGCAAAGGCGGTGTTGGTAAAACAACTACCAGCGCAGCTTTTGGCACTGGCCTCGCTTTACGCGGATTTAAAACCGTCATTATCGATTTTGATGTGGGTCTGCGAAACCTAGATTTAATTATGGGTTGTGAACGTCGCGTGGTTTATGATTTTGTTAATGTGATTAATGGCGAAGCTAAACTTAACCAAGCTTTAATCAAAGATAAGCATACAGAAAATCTCTATATTCTACCTGCCTCGCAAACCCGCGATAAAGATGCGCTTAAACCGGAAGGGGTACAAGAAATTCTAGAAACACTTAAACAGGAATACGATTATATTGTCTGTGATTCTCCCGCTGGCATAGAGCGTGGTGCGCATATGGCGATGTATCATGCCGATAGCGCCATCATTGTCACTAATCCAGAAGTGTCCTCAGTACGTGATTCAGATCGCATTTTAGGGTTACTATCTAGCAAAACCAAACGTGCGGAAGAAGGTTTAGAACCTCCGAAAGAACATCTTTTAATTACCCGCTACTCACCACAGCGTGTAGAAAATGGTGACATGATTAGCGTTGAAACTGTACAAGAAATATTATCAGTGCCTTTATTAGGGGTTATACCAGAATCGCAAGCTGTTTTACGCGCTTCTAACTCCGGCATCCCGGTAATCATGGATAAACAAAGTGACGCCGGACGCGCCTATGAAGATGCTGTAAGCCGATTTTTAGGCGAAGAGGTACCACATCGTTTCCTCAAAATCGAAAAAAAGGGATTTTTACGCCGCCTTTTTGGCAGCAAATCGACGACGGAGACTAGCCCGGCATGA
- the minC gene encoding septum site-determining protein MinC → MQSSSSAARSNMAFELKGSLFTLTVLHLLSVDLNVFIAQLRKHAQKTPNLFKNMPLVIDLQRVNQCADNIDFVNMQHQLRQHGLIPVGIRHGNESQNHAAQAAGLALLSSQSTSGNNLKAKTKISQDKPTTDTAPHTLLITKPVRSGQQVYARNANLVVLSTVSHGAELLADGYIHVYGNLQGRALAGITGDKTARILCLRLEAELVSIAGYYKLRDDIPNIEMPVTQIYLQGEQIHIDGIAGKI, encoded by the coding sequence ATGCAATCTTCAAGTTCCGCTGCAAGATCGAATATGGCGTTTGAACTCAAAGGCAGCTTGTTTACACTCACCGTACTGCATTTACTCAGCGTAGACTTAAATGTCTTTATTGCCCAATTACGCAAACACGCGCAAAAAACTCCAAATTTGTTTAAGAACATGCCATTAGTTATTGATTTACAAAGAGTAAATCAATGCGCAGATAATATAGATTTTGTCAACATGCAACATCAACTACGCCAGCATGGTTTAATTCCAGTCGGCATACGACACGGCAACGAAAGTCAAAATCATGCTGCACAAGCAGCAGGCCTAGCTTTGCTTTCCAGTCAATCCACGAGCGGCAACAACCTCAAAGCAAAGACCAAAATTTCTCAGGATAAACCTACAACCGACACTGCACCCCATACCCTGCTCATCACTAAACCCGTGCGTTCTGGACAGCAGGTTTATGCGCGCAATGCAAATTTGGTGGTGCTTTCCACCGTAAGTCATGGGGCAGAATTATTGGCCGATGGCTATATCCATGTGTATGGAAATCTCCAAGGCCGCGCATTGGCTGGCATAACAGGCGATAAAACTGCCCGCATTCTTTGCCTGCGGCTAGAAGCCGAGCTAGTTTCTATTGCTGGGTATTATAAACTGCGCGATGATATACCCAATATTGAAATGCCAGTTACGCAAATTTATTTACAAGGTGAGCAAATTCACATAGACGGTATTGCTGGCAAAATTTAA
- a CDS encoding AMP-binding protein, translated as MSEKIWLKQYPQDIAAEVDIKAYSSLADLFEKSCAEFKDAPALSNLGSQLSFAELDLLSQHFAAYLQHELQLCLGDRVAIMLPNVMQYYVAMFGILRAGMIVVNVNPLYTALELSHQLADSGATTIIVMENFAHTVQKALPQTPLKHVIVTGIGDLLGGFKSHLVNFFVRHIKKLVPSYQLEHCIRFKQVMAIGKGHIFHKVILNHQNIAYLQYTGGTTGVPKAAILTHGNMLANVMQAITFVNAGSIINKGKDTVIVPLPLYHIFSLTVCALSFLRLGCKASLITNPRDLKAFIKELARTRYEVMVGINTLFNALMHRAEFRKLSFNSLKLVITGGAPVLKSVAVEWHKLTGVQILEGYGLTEASPIVTINPVNISHFTGSIGVPVPSTDVVIKDDNGYDLPVGQAGELCIKGPQVMQGYWNNAAETSKVFTEDGWLKSGDIAKFDEQGFLYLVDRKKDMILVSGFNVYPNEIEDVLTSHPGILETAVIGIANDLTGEAVKAFVVKKDPLLTAEQIIAFCREKLTGYKIPKDIEFVSELPKSNVGKVLRKELRK; from the coding sequence ATGTCTGAAAAAATCTGGTTGAAACAATATCCGCAAGATATAGCGGCGGAAGTAGATATAAAGGCCTATAGTTCTTTGGCCGATTTATTTGAAAAATCCTGTGCTGAATTTAAGGATGCGCCTGCATTAAGTAATTTGGGTTCACAACTTAGCTTTGCTGAGTTGGACTTATTATCACAACACTTTGCCGCTTATCTTCAACATGAATTGCAGCTGTGTTTGGGGGACAGGGTGGCGATTATGTTACCTAATGTGATGCAATATTACGTAGCTATGTTCGGTATATTACGCGCAGGTATGATAGTCGTGAATGTCAATCCCTTGTATACCGCGCTTGAACTGTCACATCAGTTGGCGGATTCAGGAGCTACAACGATTATCGTGATGGAAAATTTTGCCCATACGGTTCAAAAGGCTCTGCCACAAACACCCTTAAAACACGTTATTGTTACCGGGATAGGGGATTTGTTGGGGGGATTTAAATCACATTTGGTTAATTTTTTCGTTAGGCATATAAAAAAATTAGTTCCGTCATATCAATTGGAGCACTGCATTCGTTTTAAACAAGTGATGGCCATAGGTAAAGGTCATATTTTTCATAAAGTAATCCTTAACCATCAAAATATTGCCTATTTGCAATATACCGGAGGAACAACCGGAGTTCCTAAAGCTGCAATTTTAACCCACGGCAATATGTTGGCTAATGTCATGCAGGCCATAACCTTCGTTAATGCGGGCAGCATCATTAATAAGGGGAAGGATACGGTTATAGTGCCATTGCCGCTGTATCATATATTTTCATTGACCGTTTGTGCCTTAAGTTTCTTAAGATTAGGCTGTAAAGCGAGCCTAATTACGAATCCTCGTGATCTGAAGGCGTTTATTAAGGAATTAGCTCGGACTCGTTATGAGGTCATGGTAGGTATTAATACACTTTTTAATGCTTTAATGCATCGCGCAGAATTTAGAAAATTGTCATTTAATAGTTTAAAATTAGTCATTACCGGCGGCGCGCCAGTGTTAAAATCTGTTGCTGTGGAGTGGCATAAATTAACTGGGGTGCAAATTTTGGAAGGGTATGGTTTGACTGAAGCCAGCCCAATTGTCACGATCAATCCAGTCAATATTTCACATTTTACGGGTAGCATTGGGGTGCCTGTACCCTCAACTGATGTAGTCATAAAGGATGATAATGGCTATGATTTACCTGTCGGTCAGGCAGGTGAGTTGTGCATTAAAGGGCCGCAGGTCATGCAAGGCTATTGGAACAACGCAGCTGAAACCAGTAAGGTATTTACAGAAGATGGCTGGTTGAAAAGCGGGGATATTGCTAAATTCGATGAACAAGGTTTTTTATATCTTGTAGACCGTAAAAAAGATATGATTTTGGTATCTGGATTTAATGTTTATCCTAATGAAATTGAAGATGTATTAACTAGCCATCCTGGCATTTTAGAAACCGCGGTCATCGGTATTGCCAATGATTTAACTGGAGAAGCGGTAAAAGCATTTGTAGTAAAAAAAGATCCACTGCTTACAGCAGAACAAATTATCGCTTTTTGCCGTGAAAAATTGACAGGGTATAAAATTCCCAAAGATATAGAGTTTGTCAGTGAGTTACCGAAATCTAATGTGGGCAAAGTATTGCGCAAAGAGTTGCGGAAATAA
- the prpB gene encoding methylisocitrate lyase, translating to MKEQSPGKRFKIAVNKEKPLQIVGAINAYCALMATHAGYRALYLSGGGVAAASYGLPDLAITTLDNVLEDARRITGVTEVPLLVDIDTGWGSEFNIARTIRLMEGAGVAAVHIEDQPGVKRCGHRPGKHVIPVEEMVDRIKAAVDAKVDEDFVIMARTDAIQKEGLSAAIERGHRYIEAGADMIFAEAVTDLDQYREFVHKIKAPILANITEFGKTPLFTLEELRAAGVSMALYPLSAFRAMSKAAENVYKTLREAGTQESLLKNMQSREELYKHLDYYHYEAKLDGLKTE from the coding sequence ATGAAAGAACAATCACCAGGTAAACGTTTTAAAATTGCAGTCAATAAGGAAAAACCCCTGCAAATCGTGGGCGCTATCAATGCGTATTGTGCCTTGATGGCGACGCACGCGGGTTATAGGGCGCTTTATTTGTCAGGGGGAGGCGTTGCTGCTGCCTCTTATGGTCTGCCTGATCTCGCCATTACGACTTTAGATAATGTTTTGGAAGATGCGCGGCGTATTACCGGGGTTACGGAGGTGCCTTTATTGGTTGATATCGATACGGGTTGGGGGTCAGAATTTAATATCGCAAGAACGATACGTCTTATGGAGGGGGCAGGTGTAGCTGCTGTACACATTGAAGATCAACCTGGAGTCAAACGCTGCGGACACAGGCCAGGTAAGCATGTGATCCCGGTTGAAGAAATGGTAGATCGAATCAAGGCGGCGGTTGATGCTAAAGTGGATGAGGATTTTGTTATTATGGCGCGCACTGACGCTATACAGAAGGAAGGGCTGAGTGCTGCAATAGAAAGAGGGCATCGTTATATAGAAGCTGGAGCGGATATGATTTTTGCTGAAGCAGTTACCGACTTAGACCAGTATCGAGAATTTGTACACAAAATCAAAGCGCCTATTTTGGCTAATATCACCGAATTTGGTAAGACCCCTCTATTTACATTAGAGGAGTTGCGTGCGGCTGGAGTAAGTATGGCGTTATATCCATTATCAGCGTTTCGCGCTATGAGTAAGGCCGCAGAGAATGTATATAAAACGTTGCGTGAAGCAGGTACGCAAGAGAGTCTTTTGAAAAATATGCAAAGTCGTGAAGAATTATATAAACATCTAGATTATTATCATTATGAAGCTAAATTGGATGGTTTGAAGACTGAATAA
- the ispG gene encoding flavodoxin-dependent (E)-4-hydroxy-3-methylbut-2-enyl-diphosphate synthase has protein sequence MADILKRRSVAVKIGSIIMGGDSPIVVQSMTDTDTADVTTTVKQIAALAHAGSEIVRITVNNEAAAKQVARIRDRLRAIGCNTPLVGDFHYNGHTLLTQYPECAEALDKYRINPGNVGFANKKDKQFATMIEMALRYDKPVRIGVNWGSLDKELATGLMNQNARLPEPKSAASVTEEALILSALQSAELAEKLGLGRDKIVLSCKVSDVQALIAVYRELAKRCDYALHLGLTEAGMGSKGIVASSIAIGVLLQQGIGDTIRTSLTPEPGAERVNEVIVSQQILQTMGLRAFTPMVTACPGCGRTTSQFFRELAERIQTYVREQMPKWREQYLGVETMTLAVMGCIVNGPGESKHANIGISLPGSGEEPAAPVFIDGIKTVTLRGSNIASEFIQLIDQYVATKYPRVG, from the coding sequence ATGGCCGATATACTTAAGCGACGCAGCGTAGCTGTTAAAATCGGTTCAATTATCATGGGTGGTGATTCACCCATCGTCGTGCAATCCATGACAGATACTGACACCGCTGATGTAACTACAACCGTCAAGCAAATTGCCGCACTGGCTCATGCCGGCTCGGAAATTGTACGCATCACAGTCAACAATGAAGCTGCAGCGAAACAAGTCGCGCGAATCCGAGATCGATTACGTGCTATTGGCTGCAACACGCCACTGGTTGGAGATTTTCATTACAATGGCCATACCTTACTGACCCAATATCCTGAGTGCGCTGAAGCTTTAGACAAGTACCGTATTAATCCGGGTAATGTAGGTTTTGCTAATAAAAAAGACAAACAATTTGCGACCATGATAGAAATGGCGCTGAGATATGATAAACCGGTGCGTATAGGCGTCAATTGGGGCAGTTTGGATAAGGAGTTGGCAACTGGACTTATGAATCAAAATGCACGCTTGCCAGAGCCGAAAAGCGCAGCATCAGTGACAGAGGAAGCATTAATATTATCAGCGTTGCAGAGTGCTGAATTGGCTGAAAAGCTAGGGTTAGGGCGTGATAAAATTGTGCTTTCCTGTAAAGTTAGCGATGTGCAGGCGCTGATTGCCGTTTACCGTGAGTTGGCAAAACGCTGTGATTATGCATTGCACTTAGGGCTTACCGAAGCAGGCATGGGATCTAAAGGCATTGTCGCTTCGAGTATTGCTATTGGCGTTTTATTACAACAAGGGATTGGGGATACCATTCGCACGTCATTAACCCCTGAGCCAGGTGCAGAACGCGTGAATGAAGTGATTGTATCGCAACAGATTTTACAAACGATGGGATTGCGGGCATTTACGCCTATGGTGACTGCCTGTCCTGGGTGTGGACGCACCACTAGCCAGTTTTTCCGTGAGCTGGCTGAGAGAATACAAACCTATGTGCGCGAACAAATGCCAAAATGGCGGGAGCAGTATTTGGGTGTGGAGACTATGACTTTAGCGGTGATGGGTTGCATTGTGAATGGTCCCGGTGAAAGTAAGCATGCGAACATCGGTATTAGTCTTCCTGGAAGTGGTGAGGAACCGGCAGCGCCAGTTTTTATTGATGGCATTAAAACTGTAACCCTACGCGGGTCTAATATCGCTAGTGAATTTATACAGCTGATTGACCAGTATGTTGCGACTAAATATCCGCGTGTTGGCTAA
- a CDS encoding CDP-alcohol phosphatidyltransferase family protein — translation MIKEKSQLWALASKKLGEISSKLPFSPNHYTWMTIPIALIGMGMMIYGWVWCSTLLFLIAGVCDLIDGALARHLNCASSKGAFLDGSLDRFIDSIILFSYFWLPLELPWLLLGQWIYIALFFAIMPSFIVAYANHRQAVVDPEEKIIWRILNRGEMFFFMLLIPILSLYNTHWASALFIVFIGLSILTTLQVLFRTLHLAEK, via the coding sequence ATGATAAAGGAAAAATCACAACTCTGGGCCCTAGCCTCAAAAAAATTAGGGGAAATTTCATCAAAATTGCCATTTTCGCCCAATCATTACACCTGGATGACTATACCCATAGCCCTTATTGGCATGGGAATGATGATTTACGGTTGGGTCTGGTGCAGTACCCTATTATTTCTCATTGCGGGCGTATGCGACCTAATTGATGGCGCACTTGCCCGACATTTAAATTGTGCTTCAAGTAAAGGTGCATTCTTAGACGGCAGTTTAGACCGCTTTATCGATTCTATTATATTGTTCAGCTATTTCTGGCTGCCCCTTGAGCTCCCCTGGTTACTCTTAGGCCAATGGATTTATATCGCCCTATTTTTTGCAATTATGCCTTCTTTTATTGTCGCCTATGCCAACCACCGTCAGGCTGTCGTTGACCCAGAAGAAAAAATTATCTGGCGTATTTTAAATCGTGGCGAAATGTTTTTTTTCATGCTGTTAATTCCTATTCTCAGCTTATATAACACCCACTGGGCAAGCGCCTTATTTATTGTTTTTATTGGACTTTCTATCCTTACCACCTTGCAGGTTTTGTTCCGAACACTACACTTGGCTGAAAAATAA
- the gatB gene encoding Asp-tRNA(Asn)/Glu-tRNA(Gln) amidotransferase subunit GatB, with amino-acid sequence MQWESVIGLEVHVQLSTKSKLFSGAATKYGAEPNTQACIIDLGFPGVLPTLNREAVRMAVKFGLSINADITRHSVFSRKNYFYPDLPKGYQISQFDLPIVGKGQLKIILEDGTEKLINIARAHLEEDAGKSLHEDLQGMSGIDLNRAGTPLLEIVSEPELRSAKEAVAYLKTLHALVRYLDISDGNMQEGSFRCDANVSVRPVGQSKFGIRREIKNVNSFRFVERAINYEIQRQIEILESGGQIEQQTMLYDADKNETRPMRSKEEANDYRYFPDPDLLPLVLEEQLIESVRSTLPELPWEKNQRFISEYGLSKYDANILASQRELASYFETAVKSAPKGSAKLVANWIIGDLMGALNKAGLDIISCPMTPEQLSGIVTRIADNTISGKIAKSVFEAVWNGEGDADQIIKSKGLEQITDTSAIEKAIEDILAANPEQVSQYRAGKEAVFGFFVGQVMKATKGKANPGQVNELLKKKLQS; translated from the coding sequence ATGCAATGGGAATCCGTGATAGGACTTGAAGTCCATGTACAACTTTCAACCAAATCTAAGCTATTTTCCGGCGCCGCAACAAAATACGGTGCCGAGCCTAATACGCAAGCGTGTATTATTGACCTAGGCTTCCCCGGCGTATTGCCCACCCTTAACCGTGAAGCGGTACGTATGGCCGTTAAATTTGGTCTAAGCATCAATGCGGATATTACTCGACACTCCGTGTTCTCCCGAAAAAATTACTTTTATCCTGACCTGCCTAAAGGATATCAGATTAGCCAATTCGACTTACCCATTGTCGGTAAAGGACAATTAAAAATTATCCTAGAAGATGGCACAGAAAAATTAATCAATATTGCAAGGGCACATTTAGAAGAAGACGCGGGTAAATCATTGCACGAGGATCTGCAAGGTATGTCTGGGATCGATTTAAATCGCGCAGGCACACCCTTGTTGGAAATTGTCTCTGAACCTGAGCTACGATCAGCAAAAGAAGCCGTTGCTTATTTAAAAACATTACATGCGCTGGTGCGTTATTTAGACATCAGCGACGGCAATATGCAGGAAGGTTCTTTCCGCTGCGATGCGAATGTTTCCGTAAGACCTGTGGGACAAAGCAAATTTGGCATCCGACGAGAAATAAAAAATGTCAATTCTTTCCGCTTTGTTGAACGCGCTATCAATTATGAAATCCAACGCCAGATAGAAATTCTAGAAAGTGGTGGTCAAATTGAACAACAAACCATGTTATATGACGCTGATAAAAACGAAACTCGTCCTATGCGCAGCAAAGAAGAGGCTAATGACTATCGTTATTTCCCAGACCCCGATTTACTGCCATTAGTACTAGAGGAACAACTGATTGAATCGGTGCGCAGTACTTTGCCAGAACTCCCTTGGGAAAAAAACCAACGCTTTATCTCAGAATATGGCTTGAGTAAATATGATGCCAATATATTAGCCAGTCAGCGTGAATTAGCCAGCTATTTTGAAACGGCTGTCAAATCAGCACCTAAAGGCTCTGCCAAGTTAGTAGCTAACTGGATTATTGGCGATTTAATGGGAGCTTTGAATAAGGCGGGGTTGGACATTATCTCATGCCCCATGACTCCAGAACAGCTAAGCGGAATAGTCACACGTATTGCTGATAACACGATTTCTGGCAAAATTGCTAAGTCGGTATTTGAAGCAGTTTGGAATGGTGAGGGGGATGCCGATCAGATTATTAAAAGCAAAGGATTGGAACAAATCACTGACACAAGTGCTATTGAAAAAGCCATAGAAGATATTCTCGCTGCTAATCCCGAACAGGTCTCCCAATATCGCGCTGGAAAAGAAGCCGTGTTTGGTTTTTTTGTTGGTCAGGTGATGAAGGCTACTAAAGGCAAAGCTAATCCCGGACAAGTGAATGAGCTATTAAAGAAAAAATTGCAGTCCTAA